In the Actinomycetota bacterium genome, one interval contains:
- a CDS encoding ThiF family adenylyltransferase → MATVVIGPDGAQASHYAPNSKQRRPLALRPVGTFEPDGDSRGGTDGQDARQVLALGAAGNAVLRDLVVGVVGLGGLGSHVSTQLSHLGVRRIVGVDFDRVEPSNLSRLVGSRRRDALLRRRKTAVGHRVARRLGAGFKPINGRVEDPAVARELLECDVVVGCTDNQSSRAVLNRLALQFYVPVLDLGVQIRPGGSSGGRATWLLPDSPCEWCRGILDPDVVRAEQLPAHLREVELERGYIADMPVDQPAVVSVNGVVASLGVTELVARCTTALGDNRGEMLVYRLGDGTVRRVGAASRRDCATCNPSGNLGAGDLVELL, encoded by the coding sequence GTGGCAACGGTCGTCATCGGACCGGACGGAGCCCAGGCATCACACTACGCACCGAACTCAAAGCAACGACGCCCGCTGGCGCTCAGGCCCGTGGGGACATTCGAACCAGACGGGGATTCCAGGGGAGGAACCGACGGTCAGGATGCCCGGCAAGTCTTGGCTCTCGGAGCAGCCGGCAACGCAGTCCTAAGGGACCTCGTCGTCGGGGTCGTGGGCCTGGGCGGTCTGGGCTCTCACGTGTCCACCCAGCTCTCACATCTCGGCGTGCGACGCATAGTCGGAGTCGACTTCGACCGTGTGGAGCCGTCCAACCTGTCGCGCCTCGTCGGGAGCCGTCGACGAGATGCGCTCCTGAGACGCCGCAAGACAGCGGTTGGACACAGGGTCGCACGCCGTCTCGGTGCGGGGTTCAAGCCCATCAACGGCCGCGTTGAGGATCCGGCCGTCGCGCGGGAGCTGTTGGAGTGCGACGTCGTGGTGGGGTGTACCGACAACCAGTCAAGCCGCGCGGTCCTGAACCGACTCGCCCTGCAGTTCTACGTTCCTGTTCTGGACCTGGGTGTTCAGATACGTCCGGGCGGGTCGTCGGGTGGCCGGGCAACTTGGCTCTTGCCCGACAGCCCCTGCGAGTGGTGTCGCGGCATCCTCGATCCTGACGTTGTGAGGGCGGAGCAGCTACCCGCCCATCTCCGCGAGGTAGAGCTCGAGCGGGGATACATCGCCGACATGCCCGTCGATCAGCCAGCGGTCGTCAGCGTAAACGGCGTCGTCGCAAGTCTGGGAGTTACCGAGCTAGTAGCCCGTTGCACAACAGCGCTCGGTGACAACCGCGGTGAGATGCTCGTCTACCGCCTTGGCGACGGGACCGTCCGACGTGTGGGCGCGGCTTCTCGTCGCGACTGCGCTACCTGTAACCCATCAGGCAACCTAGGTGCCGGGGATCTTGTCGAGCTTCTCTAG
- a CDS encoding type I restriction-modification system subunit M, giving the protein MAIKKSELYRSIWDSCDELRGGMDASQYKDYVLTLLFVKYVSDKHAADPHSLIVVPEKGSFDYIHSLVGDKEIGDRINKAIGCLAEANDLQGVIDLADFNDSAKLGSGKDKVDRLSALVNIFHRRLDFSDNLAAGDDLLGDAYEYLMRHFATEAGKSKGQFYTPAEVSRIIAQVIGIGPHTTRDDTVYDPTAGSGSLLVKAGDEAGGSITIYGQEMDHATWALARMNMILHGQPTAEIGHGNTIASPEFTENGRLKTFSFVVANPPFSTKSWSNGIDPKNDDYDRFEYGVPPTRNGDYAFLLHIVKSLKSTGTGAVVLPHGVLFRGNAEAVIRRNLLQRGLIKGVIGLPANLFYGTGIPACILVVDKKEAGTREGVFLIDASRGYIKDGNKNRLREQDIHKIVDVFRTQREIDGYSRLVPLEEIASEVNDYNLNISRYIDSSEPEDIQDLTAHLQGGIPRRDVDDLDRYWQVMPDLRSVLFEPAGRDGYLQPAVDADKVRQTVESHAQFQAFATNVHQTFEEWDEAHRQMLMSIDEETSPKELRIQLADDLLDRFADVPLISRYDIYQRFMDFWDTEMQDDVYLIAAEGWQVGGVLREARDNETEDFSLKQGRKKIKYVADLLPPDLLIRRYFPDRQERLDELAAAVAASEAELAAFEEEHAVEGEALDGLEGSSGVTKGNAQDRVAELKDLILEAFPEDSSEYQQAKGIAKSKFGTRPWDVGVHDGEGYFAELDVLHRWLALNDALTSEKATLREAEAMLLNEVASTYDDVSDEEIRAMMVESKWIGTLRSTIGDEIGFVASRISRRIAQLVDRYSETLPSLVDETESISARVSKHLAMLDVETPS; this is encoded by the coding sequence ATGGCGATCAAGAAGTCCGAGCTGTACCGGTCGATCTGGGACAGCTGCGACGAGCTCCGCGGCGGCATGGACGCCTCCCAGTACAAGGACTACGTCCTGACGCTGCTGTTCGTGAAGTACGTCTCCGACAAGCACGCCGCCGACCCCCACAGCCTCATCGTCGTCCCGGAGAAGGGCTCCTTCGACTACATCCACAGTCTGGTCGGCGACAAGGAGATCGGCGACAGGATCAACAAGGCGATCGGTTGTCTCGCCGAAGCCAACGACCTGCAAGGCGTCATCGACCTAGCCGACTTCAACGACTCCGCCAAGCTCGGCAGCGGCAAGGACAAGGTCGACCGACTGTCTGCGCTGGTCAACATCTTCCACCGACGGCTCGACTTCAGCGACAACCTCGCTGCCGGCGACGACCTCCTCGGCGACGCCTACGAGTACCTCATGCGGCACTTCGCCACCGAGGCCGGCAAGAGCAAAGGACAGTTCTACACCCCCGCCGAGGTCTCCCGGATCATCGCCCAGGTCATCGGCATCGGACCGCACACCACCCGGGACGACACCGTGTACGACCCCACAGCCGGGTCCGGCTCTCTGCTGGTGAAGGCCGGGGACGAAGCCGGCGGCAGCATCACTATCTACGGCCAGGAGATGGACCACGCCACCTGGGCGCTGGCACGCATGAACATGATCCTCCACGGCCAGCCCACCGCCGAGATCGGCCACGGCAACACCATCGCCTCCCCGGAGTTCACCGAGAACGGCCGACTGAAGACCTTCAGCTTCGTCGTCGCGAATCCTCCGTTCTCAACAAAGTCCTGGTCGAACGGCATCGACCCCAAGAACGACGACTACGACCGGTTCGAGTACGGCGTCCCTCCCACCCGTAACGGCGACTACGCCTTCCTGCTGCACATCGTCAAGTCGTTGAAGAGCACAGGCACCGGCGCGGTCGTCCTCCCGCATGGCGTCCTGTTCCGTGGGAACGCCGAGGCGGTCATCCGCCGCAACCTGCTTCAGCGCGGCCTGATAAAGGGCGTTATCGGTCTGCCGGCCAACCTCTTCTACGGCACCGGCATCCCCGCCTGCATCCTTGTCGTCGACAAGAAGGAGGCGGGCACGCGCGAAGGCGTCTTCCTCATCGACGCCAGCCGCGGCTACATCAAGGACGGCAACAAGAACCGGCTCCGTGAACAGGACATCCATAAGATCGTCGACGTCTTCCGTACTCAGCGAGAGATCGACGGCTACTCGCGGCTGGTCCCGTTGGAGGAGATCGCCAGCGAGGTGAACGACTACAACCTGAACATCTCCCGCTACATCGACTCCAGCGAACCCGAGGACATCCAAGACCTCACCGCCCACCTGCAAGGCGGCATCCCCCGGCGGGACGTCGACGACCTCGACCGATACTGGCAGGTCATGCCTGACCTGCGTTCCGTGCTGTTCGAGCCCGCTGGTCGCGACGGCTATCTGCAGCCGGCCGTAGATGCCGACAAGGTTCGCCAGACGGTTGAGTCGCACGCTCAGTTCCAGGCGTTCGCCACGAACGTCCATCAGACGTTCGAAGAGTGGGACGAAGCGCACCGACAGATGCTGATGTCCATCGATGAGGAGACGTCGCCGAAGGAACTGCGGATTCAACTGGCCGATGACCTACTCGACCGCTTCGCCGACGTCCCGCTGATCAGTCGCTACGACATCTACCAGCGGTTCATGGACTTCTGGGACACCGAGATGCAGGACGACGTCTACCTCATCGCTGCCGAGGGCTGGCAGGTGGGCGGGGTGCTTAGGGAGGCGCGCGACAACGAGACCGAGGACTTCTCCCTCAAGCAGGGCCGGAAGAAGATCAAGTACGTGGCTGACCTCCTGCCGCCTGATCTGCTCATCCGTCGCTACTTCCCCGACCGCCAAGAGCGCCTCGATGAGCTGGCAGCAGCGGTAGCGGCGAGCGAGGCGGAGCTCGCGGCGTTCGAAGAGGAACACGCCGTCGAAGGGGAGGCTCTCGACGGCCTTGAGGGTTCGAGCGGCGTGACGAAGGGCAACGCGCAGGACCGAGTCGCCGAACTCAAGGACCTGATCCTCGAGGCGTTCCCAGAGGACAGCTCGGAGTACCAGCAGGCGAAGGGCATCGCGAAGAGCAAGTTCGGTACGCGCCCGTGGGACGTCGGAGTACACGACGGGGAGGGCTACTTCGCCGAACTGGACGTCCTCCACCGGTGGCTCGCTCTGAACGACGCACTGACGTCTGAGAAGGCCACCCTCCGCGAAGCCGAAGCAATGCTGCTCAACGAGGTCGCCTCTACCTACGACGACGTGAGCGACGAAGAAATCCGCGCGATGATGGTAGAGAGCAAGTGGATAGGAACACTCCGCTCCACCATCGGTGACGAGATCGGGTTTGTGGCCTCACGGATCAGCCGACGTATCGCACAGCTGGTCGACCGCTACAGCGAAACACTCCCAAGTCTTGTCGACGAGACGGAGTCGATCTCCGCCCGTGTGAGCAAGCATTTGGCTATGCTGGATGTGGAGACACCGTCATGA
- a CDS encoding restriction endonuclease subunit S, which yields MTGAAVSSTLERCPWPIVELGECLVSTPSYGINAPAVPYRHDLPTYIRITDIDDAGRFVPAPKVSVSDPSASDYYLEYGDILLARTGASVGKSYLHRPQDGRLVYAGFLIQVRVDDRKLDPEFLSQYLRSKPYWDWVEGMSLRSGQPGINSREYASLPVPLPQLSEQRRIAGALRDVDELNESLERLIDKHLMVKAAALRRLFAGQSNLTRPRSEWTRYRLDQLGQWMKGRGIRKDDVASAGVPCVRYGELYTKYRSYTASLNNYVPQDVADTALPIQRGDLLFTSSGETADEIGTCLAYVGSGPAVAGGDLVVLRPSSGDHNPVFLSHLLNTPAVAAEKARLGQGDAVVHINARALGSLEVNLPTREEQDSVAEVLTDMDSEINALERRLAKTRDVKRGMMQELLTGRTRLPAEEAAA from the coding sequence ATGACCGGCGCCGCAGTCTCGAGCACGTTGGAGCGCTGCCCTTGGCCGATCGTCGAGCTAGGTGAGTGTCTCGTATCGACACCCTCCTATGGCATCAACGCACCCGCGGTGCCCTACCGGCATGACCTTCCCACCTACATCCGAATCACTGACATCGATGACGCAGGCAGGTTCGTTCCCGCCCCGAAGGTTTCGGTTAGCGATCCTTCGGCTTCCGACTACTACCTGGAGTACGGGGACATTCTGCTGGCGCGAACGGGTGCCAGCGTCGGCAAGTCATACCTGCATCGTCCCCAGGACGGGCGTCTGGTGTACGCCGGCTTCCTCATCCAGGTGCGGGTGGACGACCGCAAACTCGACCCCGAGTTCTTGTCCCAGTACTTGAGGTCGAAGCCCTACTGGGACTGGGTAGAAGGGATGTCACTGAGAAGCGGACAGCCGGGCATCAACAGCCGCGAGTACGCGTCGCTTCCAGTCCCGCTGCCGCAGCTTTCCGAGCAGCGGCGAATCGCAGGGGCGCTACGGGATGTCGACGAACTGAACGAATCCCTCGAACGGCTCATCGACAAGCATCTGATGGTGAAGGCGGCTGCGTTACGCCGACTGTTCGCTGGACAGTCTAACCTCACCCGGCCTCGTTCGGAGTGGACCAGATATCGGCTTGATCAGCTTGGTCAGTGGATGAAGGGACGTGGCATCCGCAAGGACGACGTGGCATCCGCAGGAGTTCCGTGCGTACGCTACGGCGAGCTCTACACCAAGTACAGGAGCTACACCGCTTCACTGAACAACTACGTGCCGCAAGACGTTGCGGACACCGCGCTACCGATCCAGCGTGGCGACCTGCTCTTCACGTCCTCCGGCGAAACTGCAGACGAGATCGGCACCTGCCTCGCCTATGTCGGCTCAGGTCCTGCAGTCGCTGGCGGGGACCTGGTGGTACTACGCCCCTCCAGCGGCGACCACAACCCGGTGTTCCTCAGCCATCTACTGAACACTCCCGCTGTTGCCGCTGAGAAGGCACGGCTCGGTCAAGGCGATGCTGTCGTCCACATCAACGCACGTGCTCTAGGCAGCCTGGAAGTCAACCTCCCCACACGAGAAGAACAGGACTCAGTTGCCGAGGTCCTCACCGACATGGATAGCGAGATCAACGCCCTAGAGCGACGACTCGCCAAGACGCGTGACGTCAAGCGCGGGATGATGCAGGAGCTCCTCACCGGCCGCACTCGCCTACCGGCCGAGGAGGCAGCGGCATGA
- a CDS encoding type I restriction endonuclease subunit R, whose product MSDVGQFERRVQKRVVELFGDDLDYTYRGNLKDAADNSNIIEPRLTDWLRRQGYEDGLINRALHELRRATAVGGGRLYDANRKVYFLLRYGHDVQLEAGQQSQHINYVDWHNPENNDFAIAEEVTVAGKHDKRPDIVLSINGIAVAVLELKRSTVSVTEGIRQMLDNQKPEFIQPFFSTVQLVMAGNDTEGLRYSVIQTPQKYWLEWKEPSELASPLDAALCQLCSKQRLLELIHDFIVFDAGTKKIARHNQYFGVKAGQQRVKDREGGILWHTQGSGKSLSMVWLAKWIRENIEDARVLIVTDREELDEQIEKVFYGVDEQIYRTSSGADLIEQLREGADWLLCTLVHKFGAGTGDEDDYAKAVERAVASGFKAHGNLFVFVDECHRTQSGKLHAAMRQLLPDATFIGFTGTPLLKDDKARSIEVFGSYIHTYKFDEAVEDGVILDLRYEARDIDQRITSPGKIDKWFDAKTNGLSDLAKADLKRRWGTLQKVLTAQSRLDKIVADIMFDMATRDRLMNDRGNALLVCSSIYEACKFYEAFSRTSLKKKCAIVTSYRPTADTIKGEETGEGETEALEKYATYRKMVADYFDISEEEAAGRVEDFEDDVKQKFIEQPGQMKLLIVVDKLLTGFDAPPATYLYIDKPMADHGLFQAICRVNRLDGEDKEYGCIIDYQDLFKSLESAVHDYTSAAFEDYDREDVAGLVKNRLDQARERLNDTRETVKALCEPVGQRPSTSDYLHYFCATDSGDQQQLKDNEPKRLKLYKHVGSFIRAYADLANEMDEAGYSQQETAEIAEEVKHYENVRREVKLASGDYVDLKVYEPDMRHLLDSYIEAEDSEVLSDFDEQGLVQLIVERGTAGAIASLPQGIRHDDDLSAETIVNNVRRVIIDERPVNPKYYDRMSVLLDNVIDQRRRRALSYREFLKELETIAGQVVRPGGESYPASIDSPARRALYDNLDSNEQLAVAIDDAVRTTKHHGWRGHRIKEREVHRAIADIMGREEHAEYNTEELFEIIKAQDEY is encoded by the coding sequence ATGAGCGACGTCGGCCAATTCGAACGCCGCGTACAGAAGCGAGTCGTCGAACTGTTCGGCGACGACCTCGACTACACGTACCGCGGCAACCTCAAGGACGCCGCCGACAACAGCAACATCATCGAACCGCGGCTCACCGACTGGCTCCGCCGGCAGGGCTACGAAGACGGACTGATCAACCGCGCTCTCCACGAGCTCCGTCGCGCCACGGCCGTCGGCGGCGGCCGCCTGTATGACGCCAACCGCAAGGTCTACTTCCTGCTGCGCTACGGGCACGACGTCCAGCTCGAAGCCGGCCAGCAGTCACAGCACATCAACTACGTCGACTGGCACAACCCCGAGAACAACGACTTCGCCATCGCCGAAGAGGTCACCGTCGCTGGCAAGCACGACAAGCGCCCCGACATCGTCCTCTCTATCAACGGCATCGCCGTCGCCGTCCTCGAGCTGAAGCGTTCGACGGTCTCGGTCACCGAGGGCATCCGGCAGATGCTCGACAACCAAAAGCCCGAGTTCATCCAGCCGTTCTTCTCCACCGTGCAGCTTGTCATGGCCGGCAACGACACCGAAGGTCTGCGCTACTCGGTAATCCAGACACCGCAGAAGTACTGGCTCGAGTGGAAGGAGCCGTCCGAACTCGCTAGCCCACTGGACGCCGCCCTGTGCCAGCTGTGCAGCAAGCAGAGGCTGCTTGAGTTGATCCACGACTTCATCGTGTTCGACGCCGGCACCAAGAAGATCGCACGGCACAACCAGTACTTCGGCGTCAAGGCCGGCCAGCAGCGCGTCAAGGACCGCGAAGGCGGGATCTTGTGGCACACCCAGGGCTCCGGGAAGAGCCTGAGCATGGTGTGGCTCGCCAAGTGGATCCGGGAGAACATCGAAGACGCCCGCGTGCTGATCGTCACCGACCGCGAAGAGCTCGACGAGCAGATCGAGAAGGTGTTCTACGGCGTCGACGAACAGATCTACCGCACCAGCAGCGGCGCCGACCTGATCGAACAGCTGCGCGAAGGCGCCGACTGGCTTCTGTGCACCCTCGTGCATAAGTTCGGTGCCGGCACCGGCGACGAGGACGACTACGCCAAGGCCGTCGAACGTGCAGTCGCCTCTGGGTTCAAGGCCCACGGCAACCTGTTCGTGTTCGTCGACGAGTGCCATCGCACCCAGTCCGGCAAGCTGCACGCCGCCATGCGCCAACTGCTGCCCGACGCGACGTTCATAGGCTTCACGGGCACCCCACTACTGAAGGACGACAAGGCCCGCAGCATCGAGGTGTTCGGCTCCTACATCCACACCTATAAGTTCGACGAAGCAGTCGAGGACGGCGTCATCCTCGACCTCCGCTACGAAGCACGCGACATCGATCAGCGCATAACCTCACCCGGCAAGATCGACAAGTGGTTCGACGCGAAGACCAATGGCCTGTCCGACCTCGCCAAAGCCGATTTGAAGCGGCGGTGGGGAACGCTGCAGAAGGTGCTGACCGCCCAGTCGCGTCTCGACAAGATCGTGGCCGACATCATGTTCGACATGGCTACCCGCGACCGGCTGATGAACGATCGCGGCAACGCCCTGCTCGTCTGCTCATCCATCTACGAGGCCTGCAAGTTCTACGAGGCGTTCAGCCGCACATCGCTGAAGAAGAAGTGCGCGATTGTGACCAGCTACCGGCCGACCGCCGACACGATCAAGGGCGAAGAGACTGGCGAAGGCGAGACCGAAGCGCTGGAGAAGTACGCGACCTACCGCAAGATGGTCGCCGACTATTTCGACATTAGCGAGGAGGAAGCCGCCGGCCGCGTCGAGGACTTCGAGGACGACGTCAAGCAGAAGTTCATCGAACAGCCCGGCCAGATGAAACTGCTGATCGTCGTCGACAAGTTGCTCACCGGCTTCGACGCACCGCCCGCCACCTACCTCTACATCGACAAGCCCATGGCTGACCACGGGCTGTTCCAGGCCATCTGCCGCGTCAACCGCCTCGACGGCGAGGACAAGGAGTATGGCTGCATCATCGACTACCAGGACCTGTTCAAGTCACTCGAGTCAGCCGTCCACGACTACACCTCGGCGGCCTTCGAGGACTACGACCGCGAAGACGTCGCCGGCTTGGTCAAGAACCGGCTCGACCAGGCTCGCGAAAGGCTGAACGATACGCGCGAAACTGTGAAGGCACTGTGCGAGCCCGTCGGCCAGCGGCCGTCCACTAGCGACTACCTGCACTACTTCTGTGCGACCGACAGCGGCGACCAGCAGCAGCTGAAGGACAACGAGCCCAAGCGTCTCAAGCTCTACAAGCACGTCGGCTCGTTCATCCGCGCCTACGCCGATCTCGCCAACGAGATGGACGAGGCCGGCTACAGCCAGCAAGAAACGGCTGAGATCGCCGAGGAGGTCAAGCACTATGAGAACGTGCGCCGTGAGGTCAAGCTCGCCAGCGGCGACTACGTAGACCTGAAGGTCTACGAGCCGGACATGCGGCACCTGCTCGACAGCTACATCGAAGCCGAAGACTCAGAAGTCCTCTCCGACTTCGACGAGCAGGGCCTCGTGCAGCTGATCGTCGAACGAGGCACAGCCGGCGCGATCGCTTCCCTGCCGCAGGGCATCCGCCACGACGATGACCTGTCTGCGGAGACGATCGTCAACAACGTCCGACGGGTAATCATCGATGAGCGGCCCGTCAACCCCAAGTACTACGATCGGATGTCGGTCTTGCTCGACAACGTCATCGATCAGCGCCGACGCCGTGCGCTGAGCTACCGGGAGTTCCTCAAGGAGCTGGAGACGATCGCCGGCCAGGTCGTCCGGCCCGGCGGCGAGTCCTACCCGGCATCGATCGACAGCCCTGCCCGACGCGCCCTCTACGACAACCTCGACAGCAACGAGCAGCTTGCCGTCGCCATCGACGACGCCGTCCGCACCACCAAGCATCACGGCTGGCGCGGACACCGCATCAAGGAACGGGAAGTCCACCGCGCCATCGCCGACATCATGGGCCGCGAAGAGCACGCCGAGTACAACACTGAAGAGCTGTTCGAGATCATCAAGGCGCAGGATGAGTACTGA
- a CDS encoding STAS-like domain-containing protein, producing the protein MNLLDKATTFATLSHTAMKTLGRRRQVRYQLAEEHGQFLATRSRGAQVQEALMAALRDTPEGDHLVIDFVGVEDVTVSFVDESLGGLLGKRSNDETLSARGIALTELNPDCRDTLDAVLKRRESAMVVVRPDTDELEIVGDRRWGWMPDTLAAARRLKEFRANDLADELALTPQASNNRLRQLVASGAVARQRVVPEGGGKEFQYRIQILDV; encoded by the coding sequence ATGAACCTGCTTGACAAAGCGACTACCTTCGCTACGCTTTCACATACAGCGATGAAAACGCTGGGAAGGAGGCGGCAGGTGCGATACCAGTTGGCAGAGGAGCACGGCCAGTTCCTCGCCACCAGATCACGGGGCGCCCAAGTGCAGGAAGCGCTGATGGCGGCCCTTCGGGATACCCCCGAGGGCGACCACCTGGTGATCGACTTCGTTGGCGTCGAGGACGTCACCGTGTCGTTCGTTGATGAGTCACTCGGCGGCCTGCTCGGGAAGCGCAGCAACGATGAGACCTTGAGCGCGCGAGGCATCGCGCTCACCGAACTCAACCCTGACTGCAGAGACACACTGGACGCTGTTCTGAAGCGTCGTGAGTCCGCGATGGTCGTGGTTCGCCCTGACACGGACGAGCTGGAGATCGTCGGAGACCGACGGTGGGGCTGGATGCCCGATACTCTGGCTGCAGCTCGTAGGCTGAAGGAGTTTCGAGCGAACGATCTCGCCGACGAGCTGGCCCTAACTCCACAAGCATCGAACAACCGACTACGTCAACTCGTTGCATCCGGGGCCGTGGCACGACAGCGCGTGGTTCCAGAAGGCGGCGGCAAGGAGTTTCAGTACCGCATCCAGATCCTCGACGTCTGA
- a CDS encoding multiubiquitin domain-containing protein, whose amino-acid sequence MKTKTVINIFINEAHFKVDSDSATGRELKELAGIPASNLLFRDLPGQQEDPPVPDDEPVPLKSGDRFYDMPQGNFG is encoded by the coding sequence ATGAAAACGAAGACCGTCATCAACATCTTCATCAACGAAGCACACTTCAAGGTCGACAGCGACTCCGCGACGGGCCGGGAACTGAAGGAACTCGCGGGCATCCCCGCTTCGAACCTGCTCTTCCGTGACCTCCCAGGTCAGCAGGAGGATCCGCCGGTCCCGGACGACGAACCAGTCCCGCTCAAGAGCGGCGACCGGTTCTACGACATGCCGCAAGGCAACTTCGGCTGA
- a CDS encoding SAM-dependent methyltransferase has protein sequence MARDAVDAVYVSLSDVAEIAGVGSSAVSNWRKRHEDFPPPRLQSAGGALFSLAEVERWLVENGKISGPVPPSAVLWRIADVVRRSWTPEELRHFMLSALVYLVACERAAKGRLNIADEDRWESVQDVADEQLLNRLVAIGRRLEESNPPLQGLLVDGFSVTEAPGHAVRQLLVALRAALSEEAADVELFHEFTDRMNRADRFAQDYSTPDDLALLMVRLAEPLGETVADLAAGNGGLLLMAAVAAERGEPPTTLVGVDINQDVIRHARAWFFIYDVDGDLRVDNSLRIPLEDLPSADTVLLDPPYGVGKWGDAELYLDDRWTYGAPPPSSADFAWLQTALHALRPGGRAVVLQPPRSTWSGGREGEIRAGMFDDGCIEGVIQLPERLRRNTSIPLTIWLLRSPERRQASQEEILLVDASDLGTAGRHETELGEREIDMIVDLVHLARSGDPIPKEHSGRAFRLSRVDLEDSVITPSRCRDPIQSFDVDDLRARAAELRAGIDEDLPKVRRALDMLQEVVGGST, from the coding sequence ATGGCGCGCGATGCCGTAGATGCTGTCTACGTCAGCCTGAGTGACGTCGCGGAGATTGCTGGTGTCGGCTCTTCCGCCGTGTCGAACTGGCGGAAGCGCCACGAAGACTTCCCGCCCCCGAGACTTCAGAGCGCGGGAGGCGCACTCTTCTCACTCGCCGAGGTCGAGCGGTGGCTCGTCGAGAACGGCAAGATCAGTGGCCCTGTCCCACCGAGTGCCGTGCTGTGGCGGATCGCCGACGTGGTCCGCAGGAGCTGGACGCCTGAGGAACTCCGGCACTTCATGCTGTCAGCGCTCGTGTACCTCGTAGCGTGTGAGCGCGCGGCGAAGGGTCGACTCAACATCGCCGACGAGGACCGATGGGAGTCAGTTCAAGATGTTGCCGACGAGCAGCTGCTGAATCGACTCGTTGCCATCGGACGTCGATTGGAGGAGAGCAACCCGCCACTCCAGGGCCTCCTTGTGGACGGGTTCTCGGTCACGGAGGCACCAGGGCACGCCGTCCGACAGCTCTTGGTCGCGCTGCGCGCAGCGTTGTCTGAGGAGGCCGCTGACGTTGAGCTCTTCCATGAGTTCACCGACCGCATGAACCGTGCAGATCGCTTCGCGCAGGATTACTCGACACCTGACGACCTCGCCCTTCTGATGGTCCGGCTGGCCGAGCCGCTGGGCGAGACCGTCGCGGACCTTGCCGCAGGCAACGGCGGGTTGCTTCTCATGGCGGCGGTCGCCGCGGAGAGGGGTGAGCCGCCGACGACTCTTGTCGGAGTGGACATCAACCAGGACGTCATCCGGCACGCTCGAGCCTGGTTTTTCATCTACGACGTCGATGGGGATCTACGCGTGGACAACAGTCTAAGGATACCGCTCGAAGACCTGCCGTCCGCCGACACGGTCCTCCTCGATCCGCCATACGGAGTGGGGAAGTGGGGTGACGCCGAGCTCTATCTTGACGACCGTTGGACATATGGCGCGCCCCCTCCGAGCTCTGCGGACTTCGCGTGGCTGCAGACTGCGCTGCATGCGCTCCGCCCTGGAGGCCGAGCGGTCGTTCTCCAGCCGCCGCGGTCGACCTGGTCAGGAGGCCGCGAAGGCGAGATCCGGGCCGGGATGTTCGACGATGGTTGCATCGAAGGTGTCATCCAACTTCCGGAGCGCCTACGACGGAACACGTCGATCCCGTTGACCATCTGGCTTCTGCGTTCTCCCGAACGGAGACAAGCGAGCCAAGAGGAGATCCTTCTCGTTGATGCGTCGGACCTGGGCACGGCCGGGCGCCACGAAACGGAGCTTGGGGAGCGTGAGATCGACATGATCGTTGACTTGGTGCACCTCGCTCGATCCGGGGACCCGATCCCCAAGGAGCACTCGGGTCGAGCCTTCCGGTTGTCGCGAGTAGATCTGGAGGACTCGGTCATCACCCCGAGCCGGTGTAGAGACCCGATCCAGAGCTTCGACGTTGATGACCTTCGGGCTCGTGCCGCCGAACTGAGGGCCGGCATCGATGAGGACTTGCCGAAGGTTCGTCGCGCGCTCGACATGCTCCAGGAGGTTGTGGGAGGTTCAACATGA